A genomic window from Microvirga sp. TS319 includes:
- a CDS encoding branched-chain amino acid aminotransferase has protein sequence MRTVAWYSQTWNWFNGAWHEGNPPLIGPRSHVSWLGSSVFDGARVFEGVMPDIDLHCARVNRSATTIGLKPTMDPQAIVELVREGVKKFAPGTALYVKPMYWGEAEGLATIAPDPESTQFCLSLFEAPMPVPGGMSVMKSSFRRPTLESMPTDSKAGALYPNNARVIREAKEKGFDNALVLDALGNVAETGTTNIFMAKDGVVHTPFPNGTFLNGITRQRVIQLLRDDGVTVVEGALRYEDFATADEVFTSGNYSKVMPVLRIDSRDLQPGPFYRRARELYWAYAHSQPATKAA, from the coding sequence ATGAGGACAGTGGCTTGGTATTCGCAGACCTGGAACTGGTTCAACGGCGCATGGCATGAGGGCAACCCGCCCCTGATCGGACCCCGGTCCCACGTATCCTGGCTCGGTTCCTCGGTGTTCGACGGCGCGCGCGTGTTCGAGGGTGTCATGCCCGATATCGACCTGCATTGCGCCCGCGTGAACCGTTCGGCGACCACCATCGGTCTGAAACCCACCATGGACCCGCAGGCGATCGTCGAGCTGGTGCGCGAGGGCGTGAAGAAATTCGCCCCCGGCACGGCGCTTTACGTAAAGCCCATGTACTGGGGCGAGGCCGAGGGCCTGGCCACCATCGCGCCCGATCCGGAATCGACCCAGTTCTGCCTCTCGCTCTTCGAGGCCCCCATGCCGGTGCCAGGCGGCATGTCGGTGATGAAGTCGAGCTTCCGCCGCCCGACCCTGGAATCCATGCCCACCGATTCCAAGGCGGGCGCCCTCTATCCGAACAATGCCCGCGTGATCCGCGAAGCGAAGGAGAAGGGTTTCGACAACGCTCTGGTTCTCGACGCGCTCGGCAACGTGGCCGAGACCGGCACGACCAATATCTTCATGGCGAAGGATGGCGTGGTCCATACGCCGTTCCCGAATGGCACCTTCCTCAACGGCATTACCCGTCAGCGCGTGATCCAGCTCCTGCGCGACGACGGCGTAACGGTCGTCGAGGGCGCGCTGCGCTACGAGGATTTCGCCACGGCCGACGAGGTCTTCACCTCGGGCAATTATTCCAAGGTGATGCCGGTGCTGCGCATCGACAGCCGCGATCTCCAGCCCGGCCCGTTCTATCGCCGCGCGCGCGAACTCTACTGGGCCTATGCCCATTCACAGCCCGCAACCAAGGCTGCTTGA
- a CDS encoding dipeptidase, giving the protein MSQLDQVLSKIDSDFDASLERLFQWLKVPSISTDPAYKDHCRIAGQWLADELKTIGIEASLRETGGHPAVVAHAKGEAKPHVLFYGHYDVQPVDPLELWDEPPFEPRIVTLPDGRKAISARGSSDDKGQVMTFVEACRAWKAVTGSLPINITFLVEGAEEDGSKFLPEFIEANKDELKTDVALVCDTGMWDRDTPAITSSLRGMVYEEVIVRCADRDLHSGTFGGAARNPIHVLSKIIAAIHDENGRITIPGFYDGVPETPTQVLEQWKGLNLTEEEFLGQIGLKHSAGEKGRMLIEQIQSRPTCDVNGIIGGYTGEGTKTVIAAEARAKISFRLVGDQDPAKISENFQAFVRERIPADCSVEFIRHKGSRALALPHDFPALTVAKAALHDEWSREPIVIGMGGSIPVGGDFKRILGLDTLFVGFGLDDDRIHSPNEKYDLQSFHKGTRSWARILAALAR; this is encoded by the coding sequence ATGTCCCAGCTCGACCAAGTGCTTTCCAAGATCGATTCCGATTTCGACGCCTCCCTGGAGCGCCTGTTCCAGTGGCTCAAAGTGCCCTCGATCTCCACCGATCCGGCCTACAAGGACCATTGCCGCATCGCCGGTCAGTGGCTCGCCGACGAATTGAAGACCATCGGCATCGAGGCCTCCTTGCGCGAGACGGGCGGGCATCCTGCCGTCGTGGCTCATGCCAAGGGCGAGGCGAAGCCGCATGTGCTCTTCTACGGCCATTACGACGTGCAGCCGGTCGATCCGCTGGAGCTATGGGACGAGCCGCCCTTCGAACCCCGCATCGTCACGCTGCCCGACGGGCGCAAGGCGATCAGCGCCCGCGGCTCCTCCGACGACAAGGGCCAGGTCATGACCTTCGTCGAGGCCTGCCGCGCCTGGAAGGCGGTGACCGGCTCGCTGCCCATCAACATCACCTTCCTGGTGGAAGGCGCGGAGGAGGACGGCTCCAAGTTTCTTCCCGAGTTCATCGAGGCCAACAAGGACGAGCTGAAGACCGACGTGGCGCTCGTCTGCGACACGGGCATGTGGGACCGGGATACGCCCGCCATCACGTCGTCCTTGCGTGGCATGGTGTACGAGGAAGTGATCGTGCGCTGCGCGGACCGCGACCTCCATTCGGGCACGTTCGGCGGCGCGGCGCGCAACCCGATCCACGTGCTGTCCAAGATCATCGCGGCCATTCACGACGAGAACGGCCGCATCACGATCCCGGGCTTCTACGACGGCGTTCCCGAGACGCCGACGCAGGTTCTGGAGCAATGGAAGGGCCTGAACCTGACGGAGGAGGAGTTCCTCGGCCAGATCGGTCTGAAGCATTCGGCCGGCGAGAAGGGCCGCATGCTCATCGAGCAGATTCAGTCGCGCCCCACCTGCGACGTGAACGGCATCATCGGCGGCTATACGGGCGAGGGCACCAAGACCGTGATCGCGGCGGAGGCGCGGGCCAAAATCTCGTTCCGCCTCGTGGGCGATCAGGATCCCGCGAAGATCTCCGAGAATTTCCAGGCCTTCGTGCGGGAGCGCATCCCCGCCGATTGCTCGGTGGAGTTCATCAGGCACAAGGGCTCGCGCGCGCTCGCGCTGCCGCACGATTTTCCGGCGCTCACCGTCGCGAAGGCCGCGCTGCATGACGAGTGGAGCCGGGAGCCGATCGTCATCGGCATGGGAGGGTCGATCCCGGTCGGCGGCGACTTCAAGCGCATCCTGGGCCTCGATACGCTCTTCGTGGGCTTCGGCCTCGACGACGACCGCATCCATTCGCCGAACGAGAAATACGACCTCCAGAGCTTCCACAAGGGCACGCGCTCCTGGGCCCGCATCCTCGCGGCCCTGGCACGTTAA
- a CDS encoding haloacid dehalogenase type II: protein MSLPLIPPGSKAVVFDAYGTLFDVHSAVARHAGQIGPEGTRLSEIWRAKQLEYSWVLSLAGRYRTFWALTEQALDYAFARCPTADYSVRPLLLDAYRTLDAYPEVRAALDGLRSRGLRTAILSNGDPGMLGSAVASADLAAYLDAVLSVDGAKVFKTSPDAYQMAIEALSLNEDEIVFVSSNRWDVAGAAAFGFTAIWVNRLGLPDEYEDLAPHAVIDALDGLL from the coding sequence ATGTCGCTGCCCCTCATTCCGCCTGGGAGCAAAGCCGTCGTCTTCGACGCCTATGGGACTTTGTTCGACGTGCATTCTGCGGTCGCGCGCCATGCGGGGCAGATCGGCCCGGAGGGGACGCGATTGTCCGAGATCTGGCGCGCCAAGCAGCTCGAATATTCCTGGGTGCTGTCCCTGGCCGGGCGTTACCGGACGTTCTGGGCGCTCACCGAACAGGCCCTCGATTACGCCTTCGCCCGCTGCCCGACGGCGGATTACTCGGTCCGCCCTCTCCTGCTCGACGCCTACCGCACCCTCGACGCCTATCCCGAGGTGCGCGCGGCCCTCGACGGCTTGCGGTCACGGGGCCTTCGCACGGCCATCCTGTCGAACGGCGACCCTGGGATGCTCGGCTCCGCGGTGGCCTCGGCCGATCTTGCTGCCTATCTCGACGCGGTGCTCTCGGTGGATGGCGCAAAAGTGTTCAAGACGAGCCCGGATGCCTATCAGATGGCGATCGAGGCCTTGTCTCTCAACGAAGACGAGATCGTCTTCGTCTCCTCGAACCGGTGGGACGTTGCGGGCGCGGCGGCCTTCGGCTTCACGGCGATCTGGGTGAACCGGCTCGGGCTGCCCGACGAGTACGAGGACCTCGCGCCGCACGCCGTCATCGACGCTCTGGACGGGCTCCTGTGA